One genomic segment of Dysosmobacter sp. Marseille-Q4140 includes these proteins:
- a CDS encoding sulfite exporter TauE/SafE family protein yields the protein MDIPLILYIFICITAAFIIKGLVGFGDPLLYTPLLSVFLPNSTITPGMLPVSLVLNARVVWKNRAHFSPRLVLPIAAFVMLGIIPGTLLLRYGSPSVLKLLLGLVIIAMGAEMLTRKPGTGKPSALLRSVMSFLSGVTAGLFGIDLLFLAYLERVTQRREEFRGNVCFVFIIEGVFRTVLYIWSGMFSRESLLLSLIALPASLLGMGIGALLDRRVSDRLSHRFIIYVFILGGVSTSVYALLQLL from the coding sequence ATGGATATTCCGCTGATCCTGTATATCTTCATCTGCATCACGGCCGCCTTCATCATCAAGGGCCTGGTGGGCTTCGGCGATCCCCTGCTGTACACGCCGCTGCTGTCGGTGTTCCTGCCCAACAGCACCATCACCCCGGGCATGCTGCCGGTTTCCCTGGTGCTCAATGCCCGGGTGGTATGGAAAAACCGCGCCCACTTCTCCCCCCGGCTGGTACTGCCCATCGCCGCCTTCGTGATGCTGGGCATCATCCCCGGCACGCTGCTGCTGCGCTACGGCTCCCCCTCCGTGCTGAAGCTGCTGCTGGGTCTGGTGATCATCGCCATGGGCGCGGAGATGCTGACCCGGAAGCCCGGGACCGGAAAGCCCAGCGCCCTGCTGCGCAGCGTCATGTCCTTCCTCTCCGGTGTCACCGCCGGGCTCTTCGGCATCGATCTGCTGTTTCTGGCCTATCTGGAGCGGGTAACCCAGCGGCGGGAGGAGTTCCGGGGCAATGTGTGCTTCGTCTTTATCATCGAGGGCGTGTTCCGCACCGTCCTGTACATCTGGAGCGGGATGTTCAGCCGGGAGAGCCTGCTGCTGAGCCTGATCGCCCTGCCGGCCTCCCTTCTGGGCATGGGGATCGGCGCGCTGCTGGACAGACGGGTCAGCGACCGGCTGTCCCACCGGTTCATCATCTATGTGTTCATTCTGGGCGGCGTCAGCACCTCCGTGTACGCTCTGCTGCAGCTGCTCTGA
- a CDS encoding helix-turn-helix transcriptional regulator encodes MKNRVRELRTAAGMTQQQLADAVHVSARTIISLEKEQYNPSLLLAYRMAQLFGTTVEDLYCLAENREREDREYEEDL; translated from the coding sequence GTGAAAAACCGCGTGCGGGAGCTGCGCACGGCGGCGGGCATGACCCAGCAGCAGCTGGCGGATGCAGTCCATGTGTCCGCCCGCACCATCATCTCCCTGGAAAAGGAGCAGTACAACCCCTCGCTGCTGCTGGCCTACCGGATGGCGCAGCTGTTCGGCACCACGGTGGAGGATCTGTACTGCCTGGCGGAGAACAGGGAACGGGAGGACCGGGAATATGAAGAAGATCTGTGA
- a CDS encoding 4Fe-4S binding protein has product METRQRRRRKAFVEERDCVACGCCVKVCPLGAISVRRGVAAQVDVEKCVGCGKCARECPASVISIQEVQV; this is encoded by the coding sequence ATGGAGACGAGACAGCGGAGACGGCGGAAGGCCTTTGTGGAGGAGCGGGACTGCGTGGCCTGCGGGTGCTGCGTGAAGGTGTGCCCCCTGGGGGCCATCTCCGTGCGGCGGGGCGTGGCCGCCCAGGTGGACGTGGAGAAGTGCGTGGGCTGCGGCAAGTGCGCCCGGGAGTGCCCCGCCTCCGTCATTTCCATTCAGGAGGTGCAGGTATGA
- a CDS encoding adenine phosphoribosyltransferase (Catalyzes a salvage reaction resulting in the formation of AMP, that is energically less costly than de novo synthesis) → MHTYPMTVAGLKRELPICKVTDDLYIGAFIVFGDAELTVACARELLKLVPADSYDYMLTAEAKSIPLIHEMARQSGAAKYFIARKGPKAYMPDPLRVVDKSITTAGEQALYLGRDDADLIRGKRVLLMDDVISTGGSLHAMEALVEQAGGTVTGRVAVLAEGAAADRSDIRFLEKLPVFNADGTVKE, encoded by the coding sequence ATGCATACCTATCCCATGACGGTGGCGGGATTGAAACGGGAACTGCCCATCTGTAAGGTCACCGATGATCTGTACATCGGTGCATTCATTGTTTTCGGCGACGCGGAGCTGACCGTGGCCTGTGCCCGGGAACTTTTGAAGCTGGTCCCGGCGGACAGCTATGACTACATGCTGACGGCGGAGGCCAAGAGCATCCCCCTGATCCATGAGATGGCCCGTCAGTCCGGAGCGGCAAAGTATTTCATCGCCCGGAAGGGCCCCAAGGCCTATATGCCGGATCCCCTGCGGGTGGTGGACAAGTCCATCACCACCGCCGGTGAGCAGGCGCTGTACCTGGGCCGGGACGATGCGGACCTGATCCGGGGCAAGCGGGTCCTGCTGATGGACGACGTGATCTCCACCGGCGGCTCCCTCCATGCCATGGAGGCTCTGGTAGAGCAGGCCGGCGGCACCGTGACCGGCCGGGTGGCCGTGCTGGCCGAGGGTGCCGCGGCGGACCGCTCCGATATCCGCTTCCTGGAGAAGCTGCCGGTGTTCAACGCCGACGGCACTGTGAAGGAATAA
- the gdhA gene encoding NADP-specific glutamate dehydrogenase — MNAYLSSVIENVKTKHAGEPEFVQTVEEVFSSLEPVIEKHPEYEKADLLNRMVEPERMFTFRVVWMADDGSWHTNIGYRCQFNGAIGPYKGGLRFQKNVYPGIIKFLGFEQIFKNSLTGLPIGGGKGGSDFDPAGKSDAEVMRFCQSYMQALYRYIGPDVDVPAGDMGVGAREIGYLYGEYRRLKGSFENGVLTGKGFSYGGSLIRPEATGYGAVYYLENVLKHEGEDIKGKTIACAGFGNVTWGICKKATELGAKVVTLSGPDGYIYDPDGVATQEKIDYLVEMRGSGRNLVKDYADKFGVEFHPGEKPWGVKVDICMPSAMQNDVHMEHAQKIAQAGVKYYIEVANMPTTNDALKFLMDQPGVIVAPSKAVNAGGVATSALEMAQNSERLVWTAEEVDKQLKQIMNTIYQMSVDAAEKYGLGYNLVAGANIAGFQRVADAMMAQGIF, encoded by the coding sequence ATGAACGCATATCTGTCCAGTGTGATTGAGAACGTCAAGACCAAGCATGCGGGCGAGCCTGAATTTGTCCAGACCGTGGAGGAGGTCTTTTCCTCCCTGGAGCCTGTGATCGAAAAGCACCCGGAGTATGAGAAGGCCGACCTTCTGAACCGGATGGTGGAGCCGGAGCGGATGTTCACCTTCCGCGTGGTGTGGATGGCCGACGACGGCTCCTGGCATACCAATATCGGCTACCGCTGCCAGTTCAACGGTGCCATCGGCCCCTACAAGGGCGGCCTGCGGTTCCAGAAGAACGTATACCCCGGCATCATCAAGTTCCTGGGCTTTGAGCAGATCTTCAAGAACTCCCTGACCGGCCTGCCCATCGGCGGCGGCAAGGGCGGCTCTGACTTCGACCCCGCCGGCAAGTCCGACGCCGAGGTCATGCGCTTCTGCCAGAGCTACATGCAGGCCCTGTACCGCTACATCGGGCCCGACGTGGACGTGCCCGCCGGCGACATGGGCGTGGGTGCCCGGGAGATCGGATATCTTTACGGCGAGTACCGGCGCCTGAAGGGCAGCTTTGAAAACGGCGTCCTCACTGGTAAGGGGTTCTCCTACGGCGGCAGCCTGATCCGTCCCGAGGCCACCGGCTACGGCGCGGTGTACTATCTGGAGAACGTTCTCAAGCACGAGGGTGAGGACATCAAGGGCAAGACCATCGCCTGCGCGGGCTTCGGCAACGTGACCTGGGGCATCTGCAAGAAGGCCACGGAGCTGGGCGCCAAGGTGGTCACCCTCTCCGGCCCCGACGGCTACATCTACGATCCCGACGGCGTGGCGACGCAGGAGAAGATCGACTATCTGGTGGAGATGCGCGGCAGCGGCCGGAATCTGGTGAAGGACTACGCGGACAAGTTCGGCGTGGAGTTCCACCCGGGCGAGAAGCCCTGGGGCGTGAAGGTGGATATCTGCATGCCCTCCGCCATGCAGAACGACGTCCATATGGAACACGCCCAGAAGATTGCCCAGGCCGGCGTGAAGTATTACATCGAGGTGGCCAACATGCCCACCACCAACGACGCGCTGAAGTTCCTGATGGACCAGCCCGGCGTCATCGTGGCGCCCAGCAAGGCCGTCAACGCCGGCGGTGTGGCGACCTCCGCCCTGGAGATGGCCCAGAACAGCGAGCGGCTGGTGTGGACCGCCGAGGAAGTCGACAAGCAGCTCAAGCAGATCATGAACACCATCTATCAGATGAGCGTGGACGCCGCCGAGAAATACGGCCTGGGCTATAACCTGGTGGCCGGCGCCAACATCGCGGGCTTCCAGAGAGTGGCCGACGCCATGATGGCCCAGGGCATCTTCTAA
- a CDS encoding FUSC family protein produces MHDHALPHVGLRMVKSAAAVLICLLVSMLVNREEMRIYSSIAALLCVQPYVEDTRRMALQRITGTFIGSAAGALAILIEVYLLDIRGTLAGYVLIAALILPTLWGSVALKAANAASLSCVVLLSITVTHITDPNPWIFVWNRVVETLLGIAVGIGVNAFQLPRRKCRDTLFVSGLDGVLMDVGGETLAPASRVRLNRMLDAGLLFTVSTVRTPASVREAAQGLRLRLPVIVMDGAAMFDLEKKTFLHTLLLPQDLAMACCRVFEEQGVHCFLNGVQDDVLLIYYGELRNEAERDVYEKCRVSPYRNYVSREYFQECPILYLMGVDRTERIRALYDALAAAGLTEQVKVRLDAAPEYPGFSYLKVYEKSASRQTMLEQLKADLHVEKSVMLSSLPGQGDVLVKGGAEAVKALERMFEPLLWQRDRSA; encoded by the coding sequence ATGCACGACCACGCTCTGCCCCATGTGGGACTGCGGATGGTGAAGTCCGCGGCGGCGGTACTGATCTGCCTGCTGGTGTCCATGCTGGTGAACCGGGAGGAGATGCGGATCTACTCCTCCATCGCCGCGCTGCTGTGCGTCCAGCCCTATGTGGAGGACACCCGGCGCATGGCTCTCCAGCGGATCACCGGCACCTTCATCGGCTCCGCCGCCGGCGCTCTGGCCATTTTGATCGAGGTCTACCTGCTGGACATCCGGGGGACCCTGGCGGGCTATGTGCTGATCGCGGCGCTGATCCTGCCCACCCTGTGGGGGTCCGTGGCGTTGAAGGCGGCCAACGCGGCGTCCCTCTCCTGCGTGGTGCTGCTGAGCATCACCGTCACCCACATCACCGACCCCAACCCATGGATCTTCGTGTGGAACCGCGTGGTGGAGACCCTGCTGGGCATCGCCGTGGGCATCGGCGTCAACGCCTTCCAGCTGCCCCGGCGCAAGTGCCGGGACACCCTGTTTGTCTCCGGGCTGGACGGGGTGCTGATGGATGTGGGCGGCGAGACCCTGGCGCCCGCCAGCCGGGTGCGGCTGAACCGGATGCTGGACGCCGGTCTGCTGTTCACCGTGTCCACGGTCCGGACCCCCGCCTCCGTCCGGGAGGCGGCCCAGGGTCTGCGGCTGCGGCTGCCGGTGATCGTCATGGACGGCGCCGCCATGTTTGACCTGGAAAAAAAGACCTTTCTTCACACCCTGCTGCTGCCCCAGGACCTGGCCATGGCCTGCTGCCGGGTCTTTGAGGAGCAGGGGGTCCACTGCTTCCTCAACGGCGTCCAGGACGACGTGCTGCTGATCTACTACGGGGAGCTGCGCAACGAGGCGGAGCGGGACGTGTACGAGAAGTGCCGGGTGTCCCCCTACCGCAACTATGTCAGCCGGGAGTACTTTCAGGAGTGCCCCATCCTCTACCTCATGGGCGTGGACCGGACAGAGAGGATCCGGGCCCTGTACGATGCCCTGGCGGCGGCGGGCCTGACGGAGCAGGTGAAGGTGCGGCTGGACGCGGCGCCGGAGTACCCGGGGTTCAGCTATCTGAAGGTCTACGAGAAGTCCGCCTCCCGGCAGACCATGCTGGAGCAGCTCAAGGCGGACCTGCACGTGGAGAAGAGCGTCATGCTCAGCAGCCTGCCGGGGCAGGGAGACGTGCTGGTCAAGGGCGGCGCCGAGGCGGTGAAGGCCCTGGAGCGGATGTTCGAACCGCTGCTGTGGCAGCGGGACCGGAGCGCCTGA